The following proteins are co-located in the Macadamia integrifolia cultivar HAES 741 chromosome 3, SCU_Mint_v3, whole genome shotgun sequence genome:
- the LOC122073681 gene encoding stress-induced-phosphoprotein 1-like, whose protein sequence is MVTDVLIQVLFVLVSLGMFLAMHNFPRQALAKLRLRNRGNVQAKRHFVQGAQLLTRARSARNKSTCVSLAKESVDEADKALLLDPKDAAAHILKALALDLQGHKSSALRSLDIALSPPAVKTLSDRERGDALFKRAELQFAVNRRRRVDSALSDLVEAVKLSPDNSKAFCLLGQCYEEKEMTEEAKKAYEEAIKIQPSSSAASEGLDRLESR, encoded by the coding sequence atggTGACGGACGTTCTCATTCAAGTCCTGTTCGTCTTAGTGAGTCTAGGGATGTTCTTGGCGATGCACAATTTCCCCAGACAAGCCCTAGCGAAGCTGCGATTAAGAAATCGAGGTAACGTCCAAGCGAAGCGCCACTTCGTCCAAGGCGCTCAGCTCCTGACTCGAGCTCGATCCGCCCGCAACAAATCCACTTGCGTCTCCCTCGCCAAGGAATCCGTCGACGAGGCTGACAAGGCCCTGCTCCTCGACCCAAAAGACGCCGCCGCTCACATACTGAAAGCCCTAGCACTCGATCTGCAAGGCCACAAATCCTCTGCCCTCAGGTCACTCGACATCGCTCTCTCCCCTCCAGCCGTCAAGACTCTCTCCGATCGCGAGCGAGGGGACGCCCTCTTCAAGCGTGCTGAGTTGCAGTTCGCAGTAAATCGCCGACGCAGAGTTGACTCGGCATTGTCGGACTTAGTCGAGGCGGTGAAGCTTAGCCCAGACAATTCAAAGGCTTTTTGCCTCTTGGGTCAGTGCTACGAGGAGAAGGAGATGACGGAAGAAGCCAAGAAGGCGTACGAGGAGGCCATCAAGATCCAACCCAGTTCGTCAGCCGCCAGTGAGGGTTTAGATCGTCTCGAATCGCGGTAA